From Debaryomyces hansenii CBS767 chromosome C complete sequence, a single genomic window includes:
- a CDS encoding DEHA2C12012p (weakly similar to uniprot|P35176 Saccharomyces cerevisiae YDR304C CPR5 Peptidyl-prolyl cis-trans isomerase (cyclophilin) of the endoplasmic reticulum and uniprot|P23285 Saccharomyces cerevisiae YHR057C CPR2 Peptidyl- prolyl cis-trans isomerase (cyclophilin)): MKGLLGILFLCISVVSLVIDKHALMDKLTVQEINFLYRDPLITHKVHIEITKLAKRKNKDGVKPVVIGEIHAGLFGYTVPFTVNNFIQLANKTNGYGYDDKTLFHRVIKDFMIQTGDYQFGEGYGGHSVYNNKGRFRDENFKLKHNKQGRMSMANGGPNTNGGQFFITTKDECSWLDGKHVVFGQIINGFDTLDLLNSARTDKNDRPKEEYVMSKITIETLDEDYLSTVDLSRVNDIGYDIMVGETSSSYTYISLFLLCAALGMLYRRWHYRRQAFSDMKDPDFY; the protein is encoded by the coding sequence ATGAAGGGGTTATTAGGCATTCTATTCCTATGTATAAGTGTGGTATCGCTAGTTATCGATAAGCATGCATTAATGGATAAATTAACTGTgcaagaaatcaatttcttataCCGTGATCCGCTAATCACACATAAAGTACATATTGAAATCACCAAACTTGCAAAGCGGAAGAACAAGGATGGGGTTAAACCTGTTGTTATCGGGGAAATACACGCTGGTCTCTTTGGTTATACCGTGCCGTTCACtgtaaataattttatccAGTTGGCAAACAAAACGAATGGGTACGGATATGATGATAAGACATTATTCCACCGTGTAATCAAGGATTTTATGATTCAAACGGGAGACTATCAGTTTGGGGAAGGGTATGGAGGACATTCCGTTTACAATAATAAGGGAAGGTTTAGAGATGagaattttaaattgaaGCATAATAAGCAAGGACGGATGTCTATGGCCAATGGGGGTCCTAATACCAACGGAGGACAGTTTTTCATTACAACAAAAGACGAATGTTCGTGGTTGGACGGGAAACACGTTGTATTTGGCCAGATAATTAACGGATTTGACACGTTGGATCTCCTCAATAGTGCTCGAACAGACAAGAATGACAGACCCAAAGAAGAATACGTGATGTCTAAAATAACAATAGAAACCTTAGACGAAGATTATCTTAGCACTGTAGATTTGTCCAGAGTTAATGATATCGGGTATGATATCATGGTTGGGGAAACATCACTGAGTTATACGTATATTTCTCTCTTTTTGCTCTGTGCGGCACTCGGAATGCTTTATAGAAGATGGCATTACAGAAGACAAGCTTTCTCTGATATGAAGGATCCTGATTTTTACTAA
- a CDS encoding DEHA2C12034p (highly similar to uniprot|P38624 Saccharomyces cerevisiae YJL001W PRE3 20S proteasome beta-type subunit), with translation MNGISVDINHLKKGEVNLGTSIMAVTFKDGVILGADSRTTTGAYIANRVTDKLTQIHDTIYCCRSGSAADTQAVADIVKYHLQVYSSQLPNNEKPTTKVAANVFQELCYNNKDGLTAGIICAGYDKQNKGSVYSIPIGGSIHQQDYAIAGSGSTFIYGWCNENYKPEMEKDDCVQFIKTALSEAIKWDGSSGGVIRMVILTEKGVERLIFYPEDYQK, from the coding sequence ATGAACGGTATTTCAGTTGATATtaatcatttgaagaaagGAGAAGTTAATTTAGGTACATCAATTATGGCCGTTACATTTAAGGATGGGGTTATATTAGGAGCGGATTCAAGAACAACAACTGGAGCATATATCGCTAACAGAGTCACAGATAAGTTGACGCAAATTCATGATACCATATATTGTTGCCGGTCGGGATCAGCAGCAGATACACAGGCTGTGGCGGACATTGTTAAGTATCATTTGCAGGTTTACTCATCACAATTACCAAACAACGAAAAGCCTACTACGAAGGTAGCAGCGAACGtatttcaagaattatGTTACAACAACAAAGATGGTTTGACTGCAGGTATTATTTGTGCTGGGTATGATAAACAAAACAAGGGATCGGTGTATCTGATTCCAATTGGGGGTTCTATACATCAACAAGATTATGCGATTGCAGGTTCGGGATCCACGTTCATTTACGGTTGGTGTAACGAAAACTACAAGCCTGAGATGGAAAAGGACGATTGCgttcaattcatcaagaCTGCATTGTCTGAGGCCATTAAATGGGATGGTTCTTCTGGTGGTGTCATTAGAATGGTCATTTTAACCGAAAAAGGGGTCGAGAGATTAATCTTCTACCCTGAAGATtaccaaaaataa
- a CDS encoding DEHA2C12056p (similar to uniprot|P19145 Saccharomyces cerevisiae YKR039W GAP1 General amino acid permease), which translates to MPEKELNYIRSADAATSNEKDGGVFVDAFEASDNKAPMGKFEKFRDSFRRFDDTELGIDPNLSEVERAAIITANSPLSRSLKNRHLQMIAIGGSIGTGLFVGSGTTLRTGGPAGILIAYIIIGVMIYCTVQALGELAVTFPVSGAFVTYNTRFICPSWGFAMAWNYALQWLVVFPLELVAASITIEYWNSSINSAAFVAIFYVLIVSINFFGVKGYGEAEFIFSLIKVTAVMGFIILGIIIAAGGVGPQGYLGGRYWQHPGAFANGFKGVCTVFVTAAFAFAGTELVGLASAESANPRKSLPKATKQVFWRIVLFYVISLTLVGLLVRYDDERLLSDSSVDAKASPFVIAIKNAEISGLPSVMNVVIMISVLSVGNSSVFASSRTLAALAAARQAPKIFGYIDKKGRPLVGIIVQCTFGLLCFVSASDKQGEVFNWLMALSGLSSIFTWGSINFCHIRFRRALKVQGRDTSEIAYTSQVGLIGSYIGMTLNILVLIAQFWVALFPLGSSPDPSAFFQSYLGFPVVLFFYICHKLYRRNWRLYIRAKDIDIDTGRRDLDLDLLRQELAEERAFIAAKPFYARVWNFWC; encoded by the coding sequence ATGCCTGAAAAAGAACTTAATTATATAAGGTCAGCAGATGCTGCTACGTCCAACGAGAAGGATGGTGGAGTTTTTGTCGATGCTTTTGAAGCCAGTGATAACAAGGCCCCTATGGGCAAATTTGAGAAATTCCGTGACTCTTTTAGGAGATTCGACGATACTGAATTAGGAATTGACCCTAACTTATCGGAAGTGGAAAGAGCTGCTATCATCACTGCTAACTCCCCATTGTCGAGGTCTTTGAAGAACAGACACTTACAGATGATCGCCATTGGCGGGTCCATTGGTACAGGTCTTTTTGTGGGTTCTGGTACTACTTTGAGAACCGGGGGTCCAGCAGGGATTTTGATTGcttatattatcattggGGTTATGATTTATTGTACTGTCCAGGCGTTAGGAGAATTGGCTGTGACATTCCCGGTTTCTGGTGCTTTCGTTACTTACAATACTCGTTTTATTTGTCCATCATGGGGGTTTGCTATGGCTTGGAACTATGCTTTGCAATGGTTGGTTGTGTTTCCGTTAGAATTGGTGGCGGCGTCTATTACTATTGAGTATTGGAACCTGTCAATTAATTCGGCGGCGTTTGTGGCTATTTTCTATGTTTTGATTGTtagtattaatttttttggtGTCAAAGGTTACGGTGAAGcagaatttattttctCCCTCATTAAAGTCACCGCAGTAATGGgctttattatattagGTATAATTATTGCCGCAGGAGGTGTAGGTCCTCAAGGTTACCTTGGTGGTAGATACTGGCAACATCCAGGTGCCTTTGCTAATGGATTCAAAGGTGTCTGTACTGTTTTCGTCACCGCTGCTTTTGCTTTTGCTGGTACTGAATTAGTAGGGTTAGCTTCTGCAGAATCTGCTAATCCAAGAAAGTCTTTACCAAAGGCGACCAAGCAAGTTTTCTGGAgaattgttttattttatgTTATCTCTTTAACCTTGGTTGGTTTATTGGTTAGATACGATGACGAGAGATTACTTTCTGACTCTTCTGTGGACGCTAAAGCCTCTCCTTTCGTTATTGCTATCAAAAATGCTGAGATTAGTGGATTACCATCGGTCATGAATGTTGTCATTATGATTTCTGTTTTATCTGTCGGTAATTCGTCTGTTTTTGCTTCTTCAAGAACTCTAGCCGCATTAGCAGCTGCAAGACAAGCGCCAAAGATTTTTGGctatattgataaaaaggGTCGTCCATTAGTTGGTATTATCGTCCAATGCACCTTTGGGTTACTTTGTTTTGTCTCTGCGTCTGATAAGCAAGGTGAGGTTTTCAATTGGTTGATGGCCTTGTCCGGTCTTTCTTCCATCTTTACCTGGGGTTCGATTAACTTCTGTCATATTAGATTCAGAAGGGCTTTGAAAGTACAAGGAAGAGATACCTCCGAGATTGCATACACTTCTCAGGTCGGCCTTATTGGCTCATATATTGGTATGACTTTAAACATCTTGGTCTTAATTGCCCAATTCTGGGTCGCATTGTTTCCATTGGGCAGTTCTCCAGATCCAAGTGCATTCTTCCAAAGTTATCTTGGTTTCCCAGTTGTTTTATTCTTCTATATCTGTCACAAGCTTTATAGAAGGAACTGGAGACTCTATATTAGGGCcaaagatattgatattgatactGGTAGAAGAGACTtagatttggatttattaAGGCAAGAACTTGCCGAAGAACGAGCATTTATTGCCGCAAAACCTTTCTACGCTAGGGTTTGGAACTTCTGGTGTTAA